A genomic window from Drosophila sulfurigaster albostrigata strain 15112-1811.04 chromosome 4, ASM2355843v2, whole genome shotgun sequence includes:
- the LOC133846913 gene encoding uncharacterized protein LOC133846913 — MMSDNETNFRGESRVLKDEVERISTRDVETKYPEMEFMFIPPGSPHMGGAWERLVRSTKSILTEILPPGGLREEVLRAALADVEGILKSRPLTYVPLESADSEALTPNHFLLGHSSGIRERDSEIQNGDKLAKGFRISSQLADQIWKRWIREYLPTLTRRTKWFQPPPDSIAVNDIVVIVDENGKRNSWPKGVVVDVHRSRDGQVRSAVVRTPEGIVTRPAVKLAKLDLKIGNTQREC, encoded by the coding sequence ATGATGTCCGATAATGAGACTAACTTCCGTGGTGAAAGTAGAGTGTTAAAAGATGAAGTGGAGCGTATATCGACCAGGGATGTGGAGACCAAATACCCAGAAATGGAGTTCATGTTCATTCCGCCAGGTTCACCGCACATGGGCGGTGCATGGGAAAGATTGGTACGCTCAACAAAGTCCATTCTAACGGAAATCTTGCCGCCTGGTGGATTGCGAGAAGAAGTGCTTCGTGCTGCGTTGGCTGATGTGGAGGGTATTCTCAAGTCACGCCCACTCACATATGTACCACTGGAATCGGCAGACTCAGAAGCGCTTACACCGAACCATTTTCTGTTGGGCCACTCGAGTGGAATTCGTGAACGAGACAGCGAAATTCAAAACGGTGACAAGCTTGCCAAAGGATTCAGAATTTCGAGCCAGTTAGCCGATCAGATCTGGAAAAGATGGATTCGAGAATATCTACCAACGCTTACGCGTCGTACCAAATGGTTCCAACCGCCGCCAGATTCAATCGCCGTGAATGACATTGTTGTTATCGTAGATGAGAATGGCAAACGAAACAGCTGGCCCAAAGGAGTTGTGGTAGATGTTCACCGATCGAGAGACGGTCAGGTACGGAGTGCCGTAGTGCGCACTCCAGAAGGTATTGTGACTCGCCCCGCCGTAAAGCTAGCCAAATTAGATTTGAAAATTGGTAATACACAACGCGAATGCTAG